GCGGGCAGGGATTCTTGAGCGGACTGCAGCCGTGTATCGACACCGAATCCGCCAGCTCTGATTCGCGGAAGTAGATGAGCGGGCGAATGACGGTAAGGTCTTGACGCGACAGATACGTTTTGGGGCGGAATGTCTTGATCTGTCCGGAGGAGAACAGCCCCATCAGAAGTGTTTCCACCGCATCGTCGTGATGATGGGCGTAGGCTATCTTATTGCAGTCAAGCTTTTTGGCGATGCGGCCGATGGCACCGCGACGGAAAAATGCGCACGTAAAGCAGGGGTCTTTGCCGTCTTGGTTGCGTATCGCCTGCGCGATATTGACCTGCTGTACTGTCAGCGGGATGCCGAGGTGATTGCAGAAGTCGCGGAGCGGAGCCGTATCGAAATCGTCGGAGAACTGTGCGTCGATAAAAACGGCATGAAGCGATACGTTCATCGGCAGACGGTCGCGGAGAACAGAGAGCGCATAGGTTAAGAACAGGCTGTCTTTACCGCCCGACAAGCCGATCAGGATGCGGTCGTTCGGCTCGATGAGGTCAAATTCGAGGATCGCGCGCAAGAGGCGGCTCCAATAGGTTTGTGGCATTGTATTCGTCATATGGAACTCCTTTATGAAGAAATATCGCAAAAACAGCATCTTGTCAGCTCGATTTTGGGAAATGAGTAGACAAGGGGGCTTTTTTTATTGTATCATATAGTATCGGAAAAGAAAATTCGATATGAAATAGGAAAAATAGAATACATGTCGAATTGATATTATATTTTATGGATATTATTCCAAAAACGGAGGAGAAACATGAAAATGCAAAAACCAGTTTATGTTATCGGTCATCGCAATCCTGACACAGACTCCATCTGTTCGGCACTTGCATATGCACATTTGAAACGCGAAACAGGAGAAGCATCCGCACTTGCTGCAAGAGCAGGTCAGGTGAATGCAGAAACGCAGTTCGCACTCGATTCGTTCGGCATGGAAGCACCTGTTTTCTTGGCTGACGTATATCCGCGTATCA
The Selenomonadales bacterium DNA segment above includes these coding regions:
- a CDS encoding tRNA 2-thiocytidine biosynthesis protein TtcA, coding for MTNTMPQTYWSRLLRAILEFDLIEPNDRILIGLSGGKDSLFLTYALSVLRDRLPMNVSLHAVFIDAQFSDDFDTAPLRDFCNHLGIPLTVQQVNIAQAIRNQDGKDPCFTCAFFRRGAIGRIAKKLDCNKIAYAHHHDDAVETLLMGLFSSGQIKTFRPKTYLSRQDLTVIRPLIYFRESELADSVSIHGCSPLKNPCPLDGKTNRQDTKELIEQLGKQFPNLYSHLSAAMREDAVSDLWPKELTRAQMKEKHTAFMRLIHKK